A region of the Lysobacter sp. K5869 genome:
GCCTGTTCGGCGCGCTTGGCTTCGAGCTTGTCGCGGTTGTCCACCGCCGACTTCTCGCCCGCGAACGGGTTGAGCTTGCGCAGGTTGCTCGGGTAGTCCGGCCATTCGCCGGTCAGCGCCGGGTGGTTCGGGTCGTTCTGCTGCAGCACGCGCTTGGCGTCGGCGGCCAGGTTCTGGTTGTCCAGGCCTTCGTAGGAACGCAACAGCACGGCGATGGCGTCGTACTGGTAGCGGCTCTGCGGGTAGGTTTCCAACAGGAACTTGGCGCGGTCGGCCGCGGCGACGTAGGCGGTGCGGCGCAGGTAGTACAGCGACACGTCGAGCTCGTGGCGGGCGAAGGTGTCGCGCAGCACGATCATGCGCTTGCGCGCGTCCTCGGCGTAGCGGCTGTTCGGGTAGCGCTCGACCACGATCTGGAAGTCGTTGTAGGCCTGCATCGGCGTGGCCAGATCGCGGCGGCTCACGTCCAGGCGCCAGACCTTCTGCAGGAACACCGTGTCGCGGCTGGAGTTGACCAGACCGCGCAGGTAATACAGATAGGCGATGTTGCGGTGGGTCGGGTAGGTGCGGATGAAGCGGTCGATGCTGCTGACCGCGTCGTCGTGCTTGCCGGACTTGTACTGGGCGTAAGCCGTTTCGATCAGCGCCTGCTCGGTGTACGGGCCGTACGGGTACTGGGCGACGAGGCGGCGGAAGCTGACCTCGGCCGAGGCCCAGTTGCCGTTGGTCATCGACTTGTGGGCTTTCTGATAGATCGCCTCGACCGGCTGGCCTTCGTCGCTGTCCTTGTTCTTCTTGAACATCTTGCCGACCCGCGTGCAGCCGGTGCCGGCTACGGCCACGATCAGCAGCAGGGACACCAGGCGCAGGACGGCGCGGGACGGGGTGGAACGATCGGTCATGGCAGGCATCGACAGGCGCCGGAGGCACGAAGAGCCGATAATAGCAGTCCGCGGGTCCGAGCCCTTAACCGGACCCGTCTTCCCTCATCAGTGCCGACGCCGCAATGACCGACTCCCGCCAGACCCTGACCGCGACCGTCCCCGACGCCGCCGCCGGCCGCCGTTTCGACGCCGTCCTGGCCGAACTGTTCCCCGATTACTCGCGCTCGCGGCTGGCCGCCTGGATCAAATCCGGCGACGCCCGCCTGAACGGCCGCGAGGCGCGCCCGCGCGACCCGGTCCAGGGCGGCGAATCCGTCGAATTGAACGTGGTCCTGGATACCCAGACCCACGCCGTGGCCGAGGACATCGCCCTGGACGTGCTGTACGAGGACGCCGAGGTGATCGTGCTCGACAAGCCCGCCGGGCTGGTCGTCCACCCCGGCGCCGGCAACCCGGCCGGCACCCTGGTCAACGCCCTGCTGCACCGCGACCCGTCGCTGGCCGCGCTGCCGCGCGCCGGCATCGTCCATCGCCTGGACAAGGACACCTCCGGGGTCATGGTGGTGGCGCGGACCCTGCCGGCGCACACCTCGCTGGTCGATCAGCTGTCCGCGCGCGAAGTCCACCGCCAGTACCTGGCCGTGGTGGTCGGCGCGCTGGTCTCCGGCGGCACCGCCAACGCCGCGATCGACCGCCACCCGCGCGACCGCCTGCGCATGGCCGTGCGCGAGGACGGCCGCGACGCGGTCACCCACTACCGCCTGCGCGAGCGCTTCCGCGCCCACACCTTGCTGGAATGCCGCCTGGAAACCGGGCGCACCCACCAGATCCGCGTGCACATGCAGCACCTCAAGCACCCCATCGTCGGCGACCCGCTGTACGGCGGCCCGCTCAAGCTGCCCAAGGGCGCGAGCGATTCGCTGGTGGAGACCCTGCGCGGCTTCAAGCGTCAGGCGCTGCACGCCGAGACGTTGGAATTCGTCCATCCGGTCAGCGGCGAACCGGTGCGCTGCACCGCGCCGGTGCCGGCCGACATGCTGCAGCTGATCGCCGAACTGCGCGAGGATTCGCGCGCCGCGGCCGAGGCCGGGCGATGAGCGAGGGCGCTGCGGCCCCCTGGATCGAAGCCGACTGGCCGGCGCCGCCGGGCGTGCGCGGCTTCACCACGGTGCGTCGCGGCCTGGGCGTGTCGCAGGCGCCGTTCGACTCGCTCAACCTGGGCACGCTCTACGGCGAGCAGCGCGACGAACCGGCCGCGGTGCTGCGCAACCGCGAACTGCTCGCGCAGGCCGCCGCGCTGCCGTCGCCGCCGCGTTGGCTGCATCAGGTGCACGGCGTCGGCGTGGTCCGCTTCGACGGCGACGCGCCGGCCGGCGAACCGGAGGGCGACGCCGCGGTGACTTCCACCCCGGGCACGGTGCTGGCGATCCTCACC
Encoded here:
- the rluD gene encoding 23S rRNA pseudouridine(1911/1915/1917) synthase RluD, whose amino-acid sequence is MTDSRQTLTATVPDAAAGRRFDAVLAELFPDYSRSRLAAWIKSGDARLNGREARPRDPVQGGESVELNVVLDTQTHAVAEDIALDVLYEDAEVIVLDKPAGLVVHPGAGNPAGTLVNALLHRDPSLAALPRAGIVHRLDKDTSGVMVVARTLPAHTSLVDQLSAREVHRQYLAVVVGALVSGGTANAAIDRHPRDRLRMAVREDGRDAVTHYRLRERFRAHTLLECRLETGRTHQIRVHMQHLKHPIVGDPLYGGPLKLPKGASDSLVETLRGFKRQALHAETLEFVHPVSGEPVRCTAPVPADMLQLIAELREDSRAAAEAGR
- a CDS encoding outer membrane protein assembly factor BamD: MTDRSTPSRAVLRLVSLLLIVAVAGTGCTRVGKMFKKNKDSDEGQPVEAIYQKAHKSMTNGNWASAEVSFRRLVAQYPYGPYTEQALIETAYAQYKSGKHDDAVSSIDRFIRTYPTHRNIAYLYYLRGLVNSSRDTVFLQKVWRLDVSRRDLATPMQAYNDFQIVVERYPNSRYAEDARKRMIVLRDTFARHELDVSLYYLRRTAYVAAADRAKFLLETYPQSRYQYDAIAVLLRSYEGLDNQNLAADAKRVLQQNDPNHPALTGEWPDYPSNLRKLNPFAGEKSAVDNRDKLEAKRAEQAGKGQ